The Patescibacteria group bacterium DNA segment AGCTAGGGCAAAAATATAAATTCAGTCTCGACGTGCCATTTGAAAAATTACCGCAAAAGGCGCTGGATATTATTTTTTACGGTACTAACGACAAGATTGATTGGCGGATTGATTCCAGCACCACTGATACTTATTGGGAGTGGACTGGTCGCTGGGAAGGTATTATCCCGCGTCTGGAAAGACTTTATAAACAAACCGAATCAGAATCTCGACGCCAGGAAATGGAAAGATTTATGTTTGAAAAACCGTGCGGCGCATGTTCCGGCGCTCGGCTCAAAGAAGAAAGCTTGGCCGTGACTATTGCTGGCAAAAATATTAGCGAGTTGACCAGCATGTCGATAAAAGAAGAGTTGGAGTTTATAAAAAAATTAAAATTAGATAAAACCGAAGTACAGATTTCCCACCAGCTACTCAAGGAAATTAACGATCGTCTCGGGTTTTTGGTTGATGTTGGTTTGGACTATTTAAATTTAGCCAGAAGGGGGAGTACGCTGTCCGGCGGTGAAGGCCAGCGCATTCGTCTAGCAACTCAGATTGGTTCCGAGCTCCGTGGCGTGACTTATATCCTCGACGAGCCGTCGATCGGTCTGCATCAACGCGACAATCAAAAGTTGATAAAAACGTTACAAAACATGCGTGATATTGGTAACTCTGTGATTGTTGTGGAGCACGACGAAGAGACGATCATGTCGGCCGATCACGTAGTGGATATTGGTCCGGGCGCCGGAGTGCATGGTGGTCATGTTGTTGCCGAAGGTACACCAAAACAAATTATTGCGAGTAAAAAATCTCTGACCGGAGCTTATTTGTCCGGCCGCAAAAAAATTAAAGTGCCAGCCAAACGTCGCCGACCGCACGGGTTTATTAGTATTGCTGGTGCTGAGCATAACAATCTGAAAAAAGTTAATGTCGATTTCCCGGTTGAAGTTTTTTGCTGTGTCACCGGCGTATCTGGTTCCGGCAAATCGAGCCTGGTTTCTGACACGCTTTATCCGTTACTTGCCAAAAAGCTTTACAATACCAAAATCGAAGTCGGCAAATATCGCGCGGTGGAAAATTTTGGTTATGTCGATAAGGTGATTATTATCGATCAATCGCCGATTGGTCGCACGCCGCGTAGTAATGCGGCTACTTACACCGGTGTTTTTACTTATATGCGTGATCTTTTTGCGCAGAGTAAAGAAGCCAAAACTCGCGGCTACGGTCCGGGACGGTTTAGTTTTAACGTCGAAGGCGGCCGCTGCGGTAACTGTGAGGGCGACGGCGTGATTAAAATCGAAATGCATTTTTTGCCTGATGTTTACGTGACTTGCGAACAATGCAAAGGTAGTCGTTACAACGAAGAAACGCTGCAAGTAAAATATAAAGACAAAAGCATTGCCGAGATTTTGGATATGACTGTGGAAGAAGCGCTTAAATTTTTTCAGCACATTCCGCGGATCGAGAGTAAACTGCAGACGCTTTTTGATGTTGGGCTTGGGTATATCAAACTTGGTCAATCAGCTACGACGCTATCTGGCGGCGAAGCGCAGCGCATCAAGCTCACCGCCGAGTTGTCAAAACGCGATACTGGGCGTACTCTTTACATATTGGATGAACCGACGACCGGGCTACATTTTGCTGATATCGAAAAGTTGCTCGAGGTGATAAATCGTTTGGTAGACAAGGGTAACAGTGTACTGGTGATCGAGCACAACCTCGACGTGATTAAATCCGCCGACTGGGTGATTGACCTTGGTCCTGAGGGCGGCGACCGTGGTGGGCAGATTATTGCCAAAGGTACACCGGAAGATATTGCCAAGGATAAAGATAGCTATACGGGGAGGTTTTTGAAAGAGGTGTTGTAAACAATTAATAATTACTAATTACGAATTAATAATAAAAAGGGTTGACAAAAAGGGGAAATAGGAGAAAGATAAGTATAATAAACGATAAATAATAAATAAGTATATGGCTGATGTTAAGTTAAATTTTCTCCTAGTTTGTGAGCAGGCATTGGTTGTTAACGAGGACAAGGGTGTAAAGGTCAGTGTTATTAATATTATAAATAGAATAACCGCGCCTAACTTGCCTGCTTTTTTTCCTAAATTTAGTGTAGTAACAAAAATAACCGGAGACAAAGGGGTATATGATCAAGAAATTAAGATAGTATCTCCTTTGGGGAAACCTTTGGCTGGAGCTAGTGGTAAATCTAAGATTGACGATGCTTTTGGTCATACGTTTGTAGCAGATTTTTCAAATGTTCCGCTTTCTGATTCTGGTAAATATAAAATTGAAGTATCAATAAAAAAAGACGATGAAGAGGCGTTTTCTGTTATTAGTGATAATAGTGAGAATAATTTTTTTACGTTAGACATAGTTCAATAAAATTATGCCTGGAGAGAATGAAAAAAATAGTAGAAAAGATGATAAGACCATTGTTCCGCAGCCTGTTAATAATGCCGCCGGTGGAGGGAATCAGACGGTCGGCGGCGTTGATGATGGAGCGAGTCGGACGGTCGTCGATGTTGTCGGTGGTAGCGAGCCAACAACCAAAGAGATTGATTATCGCGAGTGGTTTTTAAAGGATCTTAAATATAAGATTGATAGGCTGGATAACTCTATATCTACTATTGATAAATTGGAGGGCAGGGTGGAAAAAGCAGAAGTGAAGGTAGAAAAAATAACGGATAGATTAGAGGATAAAGTAGGGAAGATTGAGGTTAAGGTGGAAGAAGGATTAGGGGAGATTGAGAGAAGTATACAGGTCACAACTAAAGATGTGGGTGATAAAATGTATACTTTCTTTGTTGGCGGTCTTCTCGTTTTAGGGCTCATGGTGTTAGGTGTAATTTTAGAATTTTGGTTTTATAATGTTTCTGGACATAGCGAATTAGGTGATAAAATTAATAACGTTCAACGAGATGGCGCGGCGTTAGCAAATGGTTTAAAAGAAAAAATTTATTCGGATGACGGATTGAGTGGCTCGATTTATTTGTTGGATGATAAAGTTAATATTTTGAATAACAATGTTAATAATATTAATGGTAGAATAGACGATTTAAAATCGAAGAATCGATATCTGAAATAGTTTAGAAAAATTTAATCTTGGATGTTATAAGCTGGTAGGTGACTGCCAGTTTTTTAATTAGAGGAACACGCCCGGCACCCCTCCTTGTTCCTCCCCTTGGCAGGGGAGGAGACTAGACGGAGTCTGTCTTATAGTTCTCCCCCTGCCAAGGGGGAGACGGAGGGGGTGCCGGGCATGGAATCAAGCACCAAATATATTTTTATGGGTCAGTTATATAACCGCAAAAAATTTAAACATCTTCGCACCAAGCTACGTCGTAATTCCACCAAATCAGAAGATAGGTTGTGGCGAGAACTACGCGGAGAGCAGTTGGGTTACAAATTTCGGCGGCAATATGGAATAGAAAATTTTATAGTTGATTTTTATTGTCCCAAATTAAATTTAGTTATTGAAGTCGACGGCATATCGCATGACAGCGAAGAGGCACAAATAAAAGACGCTAGGCGCGAAGAGTATTTACGCAGCAGGGGGATTAAGGTTTTGCGCTACACCTCTAGCGAGGTTTTTAAAAATATTGAAAGCGTGACAAACGACATAATGGAAAATTGCGGTAAGCCGTATGTTTGACACAAAGACCCTTTCGCGGTTTAATTGAGCTAAAGAAAATATGAAAAACATTGTCATCGTTGCTATCGGTAAAATCAAAGAAGCGTCTTATCGTGATCTATGTGCGGAATATGTGAAACGATTGCGGCCTTACGTTAAGGTTGAAATAGCGGAAATAAAACCCGAGCCTTTTGGTGCTGGTGATAAGCAGCGAGCAAAAAGCAGAGAAGGTGACAGGTTGCTAGACTTCCTAGCCAAATACGAAAGCGCGCAAGTTTATTTGCTTGATGAACACGGTAAAGAATTCACTTCGGTTGATTTTGCCAAATTTTTGGACAAGAAAAATGAGACGTTAATTTTGGTTATTGGCGGAACACTGGGTTTTGCGCCGGAAGTTTCAAACAAATATAAAAACAAGATTGCTTTGTCACAGTTTACCCTACTGCACGAACTAACGCGCGTCGTGCTGCTAGAACAGATTTACCGCGCGGTAACGATAATTAAAGGTAAGGAATACCATTATTAGTTGAAAGTCTGAAAGTTATAAAGTTGAAAGTTTTGGTATTTAACTTTACAACTTTCTACTTTTGGTTGTTCTAACAACCAATCCCGCCTGGGCGGGATGCCGGCAAAGCCGGCACTTTATAACTATTTATGAAAATAGCTGAATTAAAACAAGTCCTGTCTGATCAACCGAAATACCGCTTAGTCCAAGTCTATCAGGCGATTTTTGTTGACCTGATTGACGACTGGTCAAAGGTGACGGCGTTACCCAAAGATTTGCGGGAGAAACTCGCGGCAAACTGTCCGCTCGATATTAACGCGCAAAAATTTATTTCTCGTGATGGTACGGTTAAGGCACTCTTTACTCTGGAAGATGATAAGAAAATCGAAGGCGTCTTGATGCGCAGTCGCGACGAGCGTAACACTGTTTGTGTTTCTTCACAGGTTGGCTGTCCGCTCGGGTGCCTATTTTGTGCTACCGGACAAATGGGTTTTCAGCGCAACTTAACTGTCGATGAAATAGTCGAACAAGTTTTATTTTTTGCTCGAGAAGTAAAAAGGGAAGACAGCAAAATCACCAACATTGTTTTTATGGGCATGGGTGAACCGTTTTTGAATTATGACAATGTTTTGTCGGCGATTCGGTTTCTCAACGACAAGGAAACAATGAATGTTGGCGCTCGGCGTTTTTCCATATCAACTATCGGTATTATCGACGGTATCAAAAGACTGGCCAAAGAAAGAATGGAAATCAATCTGGCGATTTCTCTCCATGCGCCAAACGATTCGCTTCGCGATCAACTGATGCCGATTAACAAAAAATACTCGATCAAAAAAGTTATTTCCGCGGTTGACGATTATATCAAAATTACCAACCGTCAAGTGATGTTTGAATATTTGTTGATCAAAAATATTAACGACCACCCGGAGTTAGCTAGTGAACTAGGGGTGTTGATGAAAAAACCACTCTACGTCGTTAACTTGATTTCGTACAATCCAACCGGCAAGTTTTCCGCTACGGAAAAAGAGGGTCAGGATAAATTTAAAAAAGTTTTGGAAGAAGCCGGAGTCAAAGTCACCTTGCGTCACAGTTTTGGTAAAGATATTGCCGCGGCCTGTGGTCAACTGGCAATAAAATAAAAAGTGATGCCGAAGGCATCATCCTGAGTCCCGCATCGCGGGACGAAGGATCAATAAAGTTGAAAGTTACAAAATGAAAAACCATGCCAAAGTGGGAAATCGGGCGGGAAGACCGGCGTACAGAACACCGGCGACTTTTCGGTTGAGAAAGTCTATTCAAAATTTATCAGTAAAAAGTAAAAATAATTACCAAAAATATGGAAATGATCGATAAAAATTATACCTACGCTATTGTCGGTGCGTCAGCTAATATCGAAAAATACGGTCACAAAGTTTTGATCGATTTGCATACGGCTGGCTATAAAGTAATCCCGATTAATCCAAAAGGCGGTGAGATAGAAGGACTGCAGGTTTACCCGAGTCTTTCGGCAGTGAAAGAAAAAATTGATGTCGCAATTTTTGTCGTGCCACCGACGGTGACTAGCGAAGTTTTGATTGAAGTCAAAAATCTAGGAATAGATAAGGTTTGGATGCAGCCGGGTAGCGAGAGCGCCGAAGCAATAGAATTTTGTAAAAATAATAATATAAATTGCGTCCACGATGCTTGTATCATGGTGGCGCGCCAAAACTAATATGAAACCAAACTATCTTATCATCCCGCTGTTTACCATCATCGTTGCTTGGGCGGGGAGCGCTGTCACTTCGAACGGAATGAGTTGGTACAAAACTATCAATTTACCTAGCTGGACGCCACCAGGATCGGTGATTGGAGCAGTCTGGACAGCGATTTTCCTTTTGGCGACAATTGCAGCGATACTGGTTTGGAACGGTCATCACGGCTCAAGAGTGTGGCTTATTTTTTCTATATTTGTTATCAACGCGATACTAAATATTTTTTGGAGTTATTTATTTTTTGGTCAACATTTTTTGGCGGCAGCAATCTGGGAGGCAGGAGTTTTGGGCTTATCGGTGGTGGCTTTGATTGTTTTGATTTGGCCGCTAACTAAAGCTGCGTCGATACTGCTTATGCCATACGCTGGTTGGGTGGCTTTTGCTACTTATTTAACGTACAAGGTTTGGTTGTTGAACAAATAAAATTTATGCGCGTTTGGGATATAAGTCCAAAATATCTTTGTAATAAACATTTGGTTGCCGAACATCACGAGCTGCACGCGATTTGGGCGATAATAACGAAAAATAAAAAAGGCTACAGTCAGCATCCGGAAACCAAGCGCTGGGTAGGAAAGCTGAAGGCCCTGTATTTGCGTCATGAAAAATTGGTCAAAGAGTTTGCTTCGCGTGGCTATCGCCATCTGTCGCCGCTTGATAAAAAGTTAGCCAGAGGTAGTGCTAGACAAAACGTTTTAGTCGATTCTCTGGAAAGGCAAAGGGAAATATTAAAAAAGAAAAATTGTCAGTGTTTTAAATAAAACTTTTTGGATAAAAATAGCCCCGCCTGAAAAAAGCGGGGCTTTGTTGTTACAGTTTTATCGGACAGATGCTTTTTGGTATGGTGACTAAAAAAGTTTCTTCATCTCCACACTGAGATGCTACCGCGGGATAGATCGAAACAATCTGCAAATCAGGATGTTTCTGGATAAAGTTTGGCAACGATTTTTTCCAGGCATCCTTGTTGATGCAGGCCCCGGCTTTGATTAACCAGAGACCCGGCGCTACCTCGACGCCTTCGTTTATTTGATCCTGGTTTTTGCCAGAACTGCTGCGTGGTAAGCAGCAGACAATCATAACCAGAGCGATGGCGATAACGAAACCAATCAGAATGCCAACTTTCACTTTTTTGTTCATCGTTTTTTCTCTTTACTGTTGTAGCGGTTGGCAGACACACTTGGGCGCTGTGACTAAAAACATTCCCAAGGCGTTGCCGTAGCCATTTTCAGCCGATGAATACATGGCAGTAATTTGCAGATCGGCATGTTTTTGCATGAAATTGAGAAGCAATTCCTGCCAGACGTTACTGTCGAGTCCGACTATAATATCGATGCGCCAGAGTCCCATGCCCAGATAAACGGCCTCAACTACTTCGGGCGGGTTTTTGTCAGCGCTGTCGTGTGGTGAGCAGCAAATGATCATGACCAGAGCGATAGCAAGACCGACTAGTACGCCAGATTTGAATTTGTTATCCATCTCTTTTCTCCTTTACCGCAGGTAAATGTAATACTGAATTTTTTTGGCGTGGTTGGTCATTTGGGTTTTTTGCAGTCGACCTCGAGCGGTTAGCAGTTGTTCGACACGGCGCACTAAAATATTGATAAAGAGAGATGGGTTAGCGCCGTTTGGGAAGGAAAATTCGTAGGTGGTTGGGTCGCTAAACTGTTCGAAGTCATCAACTGCTCTTGGTGCGTGCAGATGTAGCCATTTTTCATCCCGTTTGCCCTGGATTCTTTTTAGGATTCTCGCCCGGATTGATTCGCGCAACAGCGTGAAGTGGATCTCGAAGTCGGGAGTGGGTGAATGGTGAGGCAAGTCGATGTAGTTGAGAGTAATGGTGTGGATCAGTGTGGTTACCACCGTCTCCATTTCATCGATTTCTTTAAGGGTAAGAGTAAAAAAACTGTAGGGAATAACGGTTCTGATGTTTGGAACAACGTGTCTCATGAAAGGAACCTCCTTGATTGCCCTCTGGTTTTCTAGACCAAGAGGGGAAAGCCTTCGGATTGATTGTCAATTCGAAGGGATAAAGGATATTAGATAATATATTTTTTTTGTTTTTTTGTCAATGATAAAAACGGCGAGTTTAAAAAAACTAACGCAAATACCCTGACCGGCATATGATCTATGAATATAACTACCAGTTATTATCGCTCAATCTTTGCCGGGCGGTTTTGTAAGTTGTTGTCTTTTGGTTATGGACTAGTTTTTATTTGTGTTAAAATAGAGTTATGCCTATTAATTTAAGCAAAATTAAGATCCCGCAGAGCCCCGGCTGCTATATCATGAAAGATCGGTCGGGCGATATTTTGTATATCGGTAAAGCGAAAAATTTGAGCAAAAGGGTGAAAAGTTATTGGCAAAAGACCCATGCCGATTGGAAAACCGACGAGCTGCTCGGTAGTGTTGTTGATATCGAGTTCATAGTTACGCGCAACGAAGTTGAGGCGCTGCTGCTCGAAGCTCGGTTAATCCGCCAACACAAACCGCGGTTTAATCTGATGTTGAAAGAAAACCAGCCTTATACTTATATCAAAATTACCGATGAAGAATTTCCGCGCCTGGTTAGCGTCCGTACTATTGGCAGCGACGGAAAATATTTTGGACCTTTTGTTTCGGGTAAGGGCAAGAAATATTTAATGCTGACGACAGCTCGATTGTTTGGACTGCGGACCGACAGGTTTATCTCTCGCAGCGGTCGCGAACTCTATAAGCTGCTCAGTGAGATTAAAGAAAGAGATCTTGAAAAAATTTCCGCTACGGAATACCAATACAATGTCCGGCTTGCCGAAATGTTTTTGCGCGGAAGTAAAGAACAACTGTTGGTTGAATTAGAAAGGAAAATGAAGAAGGCCAGCGCCGAGCAAAATTTTGAGCTGGCGCGGCTGTATCGCGACCATATTCGTTCGATCAAAAACTTTAGCGAAAAGCAGCTGATTTTACTGCCTAAAAATTACGATCAGGACGTGATCAATTGCGTGGTGGTTAGCGACAAGGCGTTGGTTCAAGTTTTTAATATCAACAAAGGAATAGTAACTTCGCGTAATCATTTTGAATTACAGGTAGCAGGGCAGGGACTAGCCGAAATTTTGTCGGGATTTGTCGAGCAGTATTATCTGACGCGACCAGTGCCACGTGAGCTGATTTTGCCGGTGGAGCCAACTGATAAAAGTTTACTCGTTAGATATATGGAAAGTTTTAAAGGCTCAAAAGTCGAAATACTGGTTCCTAAAACAGGGGATAAAAAAAAGTTGCTTGATTTGGTGCGACAAAATATTTTGGTGCGTCTAAATGCCGGACCACTGGCCGAGCTGCAAGCCAGATTACAGCTGCCGCGATTGCCGGAAGAAATAGACGGTTTTGATATATCCAATACTTCGGGCAAAGAAGCGGTTGGTTCGTGCGTGCATTTTAGCGGCGGCAAACCAAATAAAAATTTGTACCGTAAGTTTAAAATTAAAACAGTTTCTGGGCCAAATGATTATGCCATGATGGAAGAAGTGATGTCGCGCCGTTATGCCCACAAAGGATGGGTGATGCCGGATTTGATTTTGGTCGATGGCGGCAAAGGTCAGCTGGGCATAGCGCTTAAAGTTTTAGCCAAATTAGGCCTGGATTTACCGGTTATTTCTTTAGCTAAAAAACGGGAAGAGATTTTTATTCCTG contains these protein-coding regions:
- the uvrA gene encoding excinuclease ABC subunit UvrA, with translation MNQSENIQVRGAREHNLKNIDVDIPINKFTVITGLSGSGKSTLAFDTIYAEGQRRYVESLSSYARQFLGVMGKPDVDSIKGLSPAISIEQKSISHNPRSTVGTITEIYDYLRLLYARIGVPHCPLCGKEISPQDPEKITKSLLAEFTGQKAQIMAPAIRGKKGNHEQVFIDLNKQGYVHVRVDGKTMEVTDFFGPGKKELVRYAAHNIEVIVDTIKVEPADKSRLHHAVEIALKIGGGLAIVALEKSAAAHHVKKSAITEKIYSQHLACPDCGFSLDKLQPRMFSFNSPFGACPICHGLGFIQKFDQDLIVPDKTLSISDGAIKPQGFSAHGFFLQMMEKLGQKYKFSLDVPFEKLPQKALDIIFYGTNDKIDWRIDSSTTDTYWEWTGRWEGIIPRLERLYKQTESESRRQEMERFMFEKPCGACSGARLKEESLAVTIAGKNISELTSMSIKEELEFIKKLKLDKTEVQISHQLLKEINDRLGFLVDVGLDYLNLARRGSTLSGGEGQRIRLATQIGSELRGVTYILDEPSIGLHQRDNQKLIKTLQNMRDIGNSVIVVEHDEETIMSADHVVDIGPGAGVHGGHVVAEGTPKQIIASKKSLTGAYLSGRKKIKVPAKRRRPHGFISIAGAEHNNLKKVNVDFPVEVFCCVTGVSGSGKSSLVSDTLYPLLAKKLYNTKIEVGKYRAVENFGYVDKVIIIDQSPIGRTPRSNAATYTGVFTYMRDLFAQSKEAKTRGYGPGRFSFNVEGGRCGNCEGDGVIKIEMHFLPDVYVTCEQCKGSRYNEETLQVKYKDKSIAEILDMTVEEALKFFQHIPRIESKLQTLFDVGLGYIKLGQSATTLSGGEAQRIKLTAELSKRDTGRTLYILDEPTTGLHFADIEKLLEVINRLVDKGNSVLVIEHNLDVIKSADWVIDLGPEGGDRGGQIIAKGTPEDIAKDKDSYTGRFLKEVL
- the uvrC gene encoding excinuclease ABC subunit UvrC, which encodes MPINLSKIKIPQSPGCYIMKDRSGDILYIGKAKNLSKRVKSYWQKTHADWKTDELLGSVVDIEFIVTRNEVEALLLEARLIRQHKPRFNLMLKENQPYTYIKITDEEFPRLVSVRTIGSDGKYFGPFVSGKGKKYLMLTTARLFGLRTDRFISRSGRELYKLLSEIKERDLEKISATEYQYNVRLAEMFLRGSKEQLLVELERKMKKASAEQNFELARLYRDHIRSIKNFSEKQLILLPKNYDQDVINCVVVSDKALVQVFNINKGIVTSRNHFELQVAGQGLAEILSGFVEQYYLTRPVPRELILPVEPTDKSLLVRYMESFKGSKVEILVPKTGDKKKLLDLVRQNILVRLNAGPLAELQARLQLPRLPEEIDGFDISNTSGKEAVGSCVHFSGGKPNKNLYRKFKIKTVSGPNDYAMMEEVMSRRYAHKGWVMPDLILVDGGKGQLGIALKVLAKLGLDLPVISLAKKREEIFIPGYREPIVLERRSDGLKLLQNIRDEAHRFAIGYHKLLRGKRS
- a CDS encoding 23S rRNA (pseudouridine(1915)-N(3))-methyltransferase RlmH produces the protein MKNIVIVAIGKIKEASYRDLCAEYVKRLRPYVKVEIAEIKPEPFGAGDKQRAKSREGDRLLDFLAKYESAQVYLLDEHGKEFTSVDFAKFLDKKNETLILVIGGTLGFAPEVSNKYKNKIALSQFTLLHELTRVVLLEQIYRAVTIIKGKEYHY
- a CDS encoding CoA-binding protein, with translation MEMIDKNYTYAIVGASANIEKYGHKVLIDLHTAGYKVIPINPKGGEIEGLQVYPSLSAVKEKIDVAIFVVPPTVTSEVLIEVKNLGIDKVWMQPGSESAEAIEFCKNNNINCVHDACIMVARQN
- the rlmN gene encoding 23S rRNA (adenine(2503)-C(2))-methyltransferase RlmN gives rise to the protein MKIAELKQVLSDQPKYRLVQVYQAIFVDLIDDWSKVTALPKDLREKLAANCPLDINAQKFISRDGTVKALFTLEDDKKIEGVLMRSRDERNTVCVSSQVGCPLGCLFCATGQMGFQRNLTVDEIVEQVLFFAREVKREDSKITNIVFMGMGEPFLNYDNVLSAIRFLNDKETMNVGARRFSISTIGIIDGIKRLAKERMEINLAISLHAPNDSLRDQLMPINKKYSIKKVISAVDDYIKITNRQVMFEYLLIKNINDHPELASELGVLMKKPLYVVNLISYNPTGKFSATEKEGQDKFKKVLEEAGVKVTLRHSFGKDIAAACGQLAIK
- a CDS encoding TspO/MBR family protein translates to MKPNYLIIPLFTIIVAWAGSAVTSNGMSWYKTINLPSWTPPGSVIGAVWTAIFLLATIAAILVWNGHHGSRVWLIFSIFVINAILNIFWSYLFFGQHFLAAAIWEAGVLGLSVVALIVLIWPLTKAASILLMPYAGWVAFATYLTYKVWLLNK
- a CDS encoding endonuclease domain-containing protein — encoded protein: MGQLYNRKKFKHLRTKLRRNSTKSEDRLWRELRGEQLGYKFRRQYGIENFIVDFYCPKLNLVIEVDGISHDSEEAQIKDARREEYLRSRGIKVLRYTSSEVFKNIESVTNDIMENCGKPYV
- a CDS encoding pyrimidine dimer DNA glycosylase/endonuclease V; the protein is MRVWDISPKYLCNKHLVAEHHELHAIWAIITKNKKGYSQHPETKRWVGKLKALYLRHEKLVKEFASRGYRHLSPLDKKLARGSARQNVLVDSLERQREILKKKNCQCFK